The sequence CCGGTGGCACGGTGAGCGGGAAGCGGGAGGCGCCGTAGACGGGGGCCTCGGTCAGCGCCGGGGCCCAGTGCAGCGGCTGTTCCAGGTAGCCGGCGCGGGCGGGTATCCCGGCGGCCGCGAGTTTCCCGGCCACCTCGTGGTTGGTCAGCGGCGGGTCGAGCACGATCGGGAACAGCCACCAGGCGTGCGCGTCCACGTCCGCCGGCAGGTGCACGCCGGGCAGGTCGGCCAGCGCGTCGACCAGCCGCCGGGCGGTGCGCCGTCGGTCGGCGAGCACCCCGGGCAGCTTCGCCAACTGGGCCCGGGCGACGGCGCCGGCGAGTTCGGTCATCCGGTAGTTCAGGCCGAGGCCGACGTGCCGCCGGGCCTCGTCGCGCGGCCAGCCCTTGTCGGCGAAGAGCCGCATCCGGCGGGCCAGCACCGGGTCGTCGGTGATGGCCAGGCCGCCGTCGCCGCAGGTGATGTGCTTCCACTGCTGAAGGCTGAAGCAACCGATCGCGCCGGCGGTGCCGGCGAGGGTGCCGTCGGGGTAGCGGGTGAGCCACGCCTGGGCGCAGTCCTCGATCAGCGGCACGCCGGCGGCGTCGGCGACCGCGCGCAGGTCGGCGGCGGCGCCGAACAGGTGCACGGCAAGGATCGCCCGGGTGCGCGGCCCGATCGCGGCGGCGACCGCCGCCGGATCGAGGTTGCCGGTGTACGGATCGACGTCGGCGAACACCGGCACCGCGTTCTGGGCGAGAATGGGCGCGACGGTGCCGAAGTCGCTGATCGGAGAGGTGATGATCTCGTCGCCCGGATCGGGCGCGACGGCGGCGACGGCCAGGTGCAGGGCCGCGGTGCCCGAGCTGGCGGCCACCGCGTGCGACACTCCATGGCGGTCGGCCATCTCGCGTTCCAGGGCGCGGACCTCCGTGCCCCAGACCGAGCTGAGCATGCCCGACTGGAGCACCCGGCTGACCGCGGCCAACTCCTCCGCGCCGATCGTCCGGCCGCTGGCGTCGGCCATGCTGGGAAACGACGACACGCACCCTCCCGGGCTACAGTAATACCGGGCCTGACCGTAATCTTGTGCTGCGAACAATGCAACCCCCGACAGGAGGCAGCGGTGACCATCGAGATCGGGGTCATCGGTCCGCA comes from Micromonospora viridifaciens and encodes:
- a CDS encoding DegT/DnrJ/EryC1/StrS family aminotransferase translates to MSSFPSMADASGRTIGAEELAAVSRVLQSGMLSSVWGTEVRALEREMADRHGVSHAVAASSGTAALHLAVAAVAPDPGDEIITSPISDFGTVAPILAQNAVPVFADVDPYTGNLDPAAVAAAIGPRTRAILAVHLFGAAADLRAVADAAGVPLIEDCAQAWLTRYPDGTLAGTAGAIGCFSLQQWKHITCGDGGLAITDDPVLARRMRLFADKGWPRDEARRHVGLGLNYRMTELAGAVARAQLAKLPGVLADRRRTARRLVDALADLPGVHLPADVDAHAWWLFPIVLDPPLTNHEVAGKLAAAGIPARAGYLEQPLHWAPALTEAPVYGASRFPLTVPPADRLPAYGPGACPVAERMIERTLLVVDWNERYTDAHVDEIAQAVRTAVTS